From the genome of Cognaticolwellia beringensis, one region includes:
- a CDS encoding DUF2489 domain-containing protein: MLLNPWIYLALLALVIIGVLAAIATKLLRQLKQQTLEQEQQKAAQQQALQQHDKKIISSVVIIVRAMKEEQCDIAEGCWRLSVLLDSLKLSQDLHVQFPAIFKFYEAIKHMPILAARKKLDKKSRMKLDFERMKLEAEMADDIRKDIELLHQYANERNSMLSAASA, encoded by the coding sequence ATGCTTTTAAACCCTTGGATTTATCTAGCTTTATTAGCTCTTGTTATTATTGGCGTATTAGCCGCAATAGCCACCAAGTTATTGCGTCAATTGAAACAACAAACGCTTGAGCAAGAGCAACAAAAAGCCGCTCAACAGCAAGCATTGCAACAGCATGATAAAAAAATAATTTCTAGTGTTGTTATTATTGTGCGCGCAATGAAAGAAGAGCAATGCGATATTGCAGAAGGTTGTTGGCGCTTAAGTGTTCTACTTGACTCATTAAAGTTAAGCCAAGACCTACATGTGCAATTTCCAGCGATATTCAAATTTTATGAAGCCATAAAGCATATGCCGATTCTAGCTGCACGGAAGAAGCTAGATAAAAAGTCTCGTATGAAACTAGATTTCGAGCGAATGAAACTAGAAGCAGAAATGGCAGACGATATTCGCAAAGATATCGAACTACTGCACCAATACGCCAATGAGCGAAATAGCATGCTGAGTGCAGCTTCTGCTTAA
- a CDS encoding DUF1285 domain-containing protein: MSLEKISAQISDSQQGKAKKMPPVELWDPPFCGDIDLEIKSDGSWFYNGTVFKRLSLVKLFASVLKKEDDKYFLVTPVEKVGIVVEDAPFVLTQWQWLDEQKTQMQVTTNLDDSFILNTEHPLEVSEDGGLYVTVRRNLQAKVHRNVYYQWVDLAREDNQGNGAELVFFSADCRFSLGQLEG; encoded by the coding sequence ATGTCATTAGAAAAAATTTCTGCGCAAATTTCTGATTCTCAACAGGGCAAGGCTAAAAAAATGCCACCGGTTGAATTATGGGATCCACCTTTTTGTGGTGATATTGATTTAGAAATAAAGTCGGATGGTAGTTGGTTTTACAACGGCACAGTGTTTAAACGTTTGTCTTTGGTAAAGCTATTCGCGTCGGTTTTAAAAAAAGAAGATGATAAGTATTTTTTAGTAACACCGGTCGAAAAGGTTGGTATTGTCGTCGAAGATGCACCCTTTGTTTTAACACAATGGCAATGGCTAGATGAACAGAAAACTCAGATGCAAGTGACGACTAATTTAGATGACAGCTTTATCCTAAATACTGAACATCCATTAGAAGTGTCCGAAGATGGTGGCTTATATGTCACGGTTAGACGAAACTTGCAGGCAAAGGTACATCGTAATGTTTATTATCAATGGGTAGATTTAGCCCGTGAGGATAACCAGGGCAATGGCGCTGAATTGGTGTTTTTCAGCGCCGATTGTCGATTTAGTTTAGGTCAGCTAGAAGGTTAA